The following coding sequences are from one Canis lupus dingo isolate Sandy chromosome 21, ASM325472v2, whole genome shotgun sequence window:
- the RELT gene encoding tumor necrosis factor receptor superfamily member 19L isoform X4: MKLSWPHWPLSCLFVLLPWPLATPISTTPWQCPPGEEPSLDLGQGTLCRSCPPGTFSASWGPGPCQPHSRCSPRGRLEAQPGTATQDTLCGDCQPGWFAASEVTHVPCQLCPWTPLGIRSCYERGRRARRGVEVAAGTTGTGDTRQPGNGTRAGGPEETAAQYAVIAIVPVFCLMGLLGILVCNLLKRKGYHCTAHKEVGPGPGGGGSGINPAYRAEDANEDTIGVLVRLITEKKENAAALEELLKEYHSKQLVQTSHRPVPRLPPGPPSMPHICPHRHHLHTVQGLASLSGPCCSRCSQKKWPEVLLSPEAAAATTPTPRVLPNLARAPKAGAKAGRQGEITILSVGRFRVARIPEQRSSSAASELKTITEAGPSGGDLPDSPQPGLPTEQRALLGSGGSHTKWLKPPAENKAEENRYVVRLSESNLVI, encoded by the exons ATGAAGCTGAGCTGGCCACACTGGCCCCTGTCCTGCCTTTTTGTG CTGCTGCCTTGGCCTCTGGCCACTCCGATATCAACGACCCCCTGGCAGTGCCCACCTGGGGAGGAGCCCAGCCTG GACCTGGGGCAGGGCACACTATGCCGATCCTGTCCCCCCGGCACTTTCTCTGCTTCGTGGGGCCCTGGTCCATGCCAGCCCCATTCCCGCTGCAGCCCTCGAGGGAGGTTGGAGGCCCAGCCAGGCACAGCGACTCAAGACACGCTATGTGGAGACTGCCAGCCCGG gtGGTTTGCTGCTTCAGAGGTCACCCATGTCCCCTGTCAGCTGTGCCCCTGGACACCTCTGGGTATTCGCAGCTGTTATG AGCGGGGACGGCGGGCCCGACGTGGTGTGGAGGTAGCAGCTGGGACCACCGGCACTGGGGACACTCGGCAGCCTGGGAATGGTACCCGGGCGGGAGGCCCCGAAGAGACCGCTGCCCAGTATGCGGTTATTGCCATCGTGCCTGTCTTCTGCCTCATGGGGCTGCTGGGCATCCTGGTGTGTAACCTGCTCAAGCGGAAGGGCTACCACTGCACGGCCCACAAGGAGGTTGGGCCCGGCCCTGGAGGTGGAGGCAGCG GGATCAACCCTGCCTACCGGGCTGAGGATGCCAACGAGGACACTATTGGGGTCCTGGTACGCCTGATCACGGAGAAGAAAG AGAATGCGGCGGCCCTGGAGGAGCTGCTGAAGGAGTATCACAGCAAACAGCTGGTGCAGACCAGCCACAGGCCTGTGCCCAG GCTGCCGCCGGGTCCTCCCAGCATGCCACACATCTGCCCGCATCGCCACCACCTCCACACCGTGCAGGGCCTGGCCTCACTCTCTGGCCCCTGCTGCTCCCGTTGTAGCCAGAAGAAGTGGCCCGAGGTGCTGCTGTCCCCTGAGGCCGCAGCTGCCACTACCCCCACTCCCAGAGTCCTGCCCAACCTGGCCAGGGCTCCCAAGGCTGGGGCCAAGGCAGGACGCCAGGGCGAGATCACCATCTTGTCTGTGGGCAG GTTCCGAGTGGCCCGAATTCCGGAGCAACGGTCGAGTTCAGCAGCCTCTGAGTTGAAGACTATCACGGAGGCTGGACCCTCAGGGGGTGATCTCCCAGATTCCCCACAACCcggcctccccactgagcagcggGCACTGCTGGGAAGTGGTGGAAGCCATACTAAGTGGCTGAAGCCCCCAGCAGAGAACAAGGCTGAG GAGAACCGCTATGTGGTCCGGCTAAGTGAGAGCAACCTGGTTATCTGA
- the RELT gene encoding tumor necrosis factor receptor superfamily member 19L isoform X2: MAGDGKWQSGQLAAGDSLGPRMKLSWPHWPLSCLFVLLPWPLATPISTTPWQCPPGEEPSLDLGQGTLCRSCPPGTFSASWGPGPCQPHSRCSPRGRLEAQPGTATQDTLCGDCQPGWFAASEVTHVPCQLCPWTPLGIRSCYERGRRARRGVEVAAGTTGTGDTRQPGNGTRAGGPEETAAQYAVIAIVPVFCLMGLLGILVCNLLKRKGYHCTAHKEVGPGPGGGGSGINPAYRAEDANEDTIGVLVRLITEKKENAAALEELLKEYHSKQLVQTSHRPVPRLPPGPPSMPHICPHRHHLHTVQGLASLSGPCCSRCSQKKWPEVLLSPEAAAATTPTPRVLPNLARAPKAGAKAGRQGEITILSVGRFRVARIPEQRSSSAASELKTITEAGPSGGDLPDSPQPGLPTEQRALLGSGGSHTKWLKPPAENKAEENRYVVRLSESNLVI; the protein is encoded by the exons GCTGGTGATTCCCTGGGCCCAAGGATGAAGCTGAGCTGGCCACACTGGCCCCTGTCCTGCCTTTTTGTG CTGCTGCCTTGGCCTCTGGCCACTCCGATATCAACGACCCCCTGGCAGTGCCCACCTGGGGAGGAGCCCAGCCTG GACCTGGGGCAGGGCACACTATGCCGATCCTGTCCCCCCGGCACTTTCTCTGCTTCGTGGGGCCCTGGTCCATGCCAGCCCCATTCCCGCTGCAGCCCTCGAGGGAGGTTGGAGGCCCAGCCAGGCACAGCGACTCAAGACACGCTATGTGGAGACTGCCAGCCCGG gtGGTTTGCTGCTTCAGAGGTCACCCATGTCCCCTGTCAGCTGTGCCCCTGGACACCTCTGGGTATTCGCAGCTGTTATG AGCGGGGACGGCGGGCCCGACGTGGTGTGGAGGTAGCAGCTGGGACCACCGGCACTGGGGACACTCGGCAGCCTGGGAATGGTACCCGGGCGGGAGGCCCCGAAGAGACCGCTGCCCAGTATGCGGTTATTGCCATCGTGCCTGTCTTCTGCCTCATGGGGCTGCTGGGCATCCTGGTGTGTAACCTGCTCAAGCGGAAGGGCTACCACTGCACGGCCCACAAGGAGGTTGGGCCCGGCCCTGGAGGTGGAGGCAGCG GGATCAACCCTGCCTACCGGGCTGAGGATGCCAACGAGGACACTATTGGGGTCCTGGTACGCCTGATCACGGAGAAGAAAG AGAATGCGGCGGCCCTGGAGGAGCTGCTGAAGGAGTATCACAGCAAACAGCTGGTGCAGACCAGCCACAGGCCTGTGCCCAG GCTGCCGCCGGGTCCTCCCAGCATGCCACACATCTGCCCGCATCGCCACCACCTCCACACCGTGCAGGGCCTGGCCTCACTCTCTGGCCCCTGCTGCTCCCGTTGTAGCCAGAAGAAGTGGCCCGAGGTGCTGCTGTCCCCTGAGGCCGCAGCTGCCACTACCCCCACTCCCAGAGTCCTGCCCAACCTGGCCAGGGCTCCCAAGGCTGGGGCCAAGGCAGGACGCCAGGGCGAGATCACCATCTTGTCTGTGGGCAG GTTCCGAGTGGCCCGAATTCCGGAGCAACGGTCGAGTTCAGCAGCCTCTGAGTTGAAGACTATCACGGAGGCTGGACCCTCAGGGGGTGATCTCCCAGATTCCCCACAACCcggcctccccactgagcagcggGCACTGCTGGGAAGTGGTGGAAGCCATACTAAGTGGCTGAAGCCCCCAGCAGAGAACAAGGCTGAG GAGAACCGCTATGTGGTCCGGCTAAGTGAGAGCAACCTGGTTATCTGA
- the RELT gene encoding tumor necrosis factor receptor superfamily member 19L isoform X5: MCLSGPLLALSLGLQTPIFLLEVSRSQLPIYLEAGDSLGPRMKLSWPHWPLSCLFVLLPWPLATPISTTPWQCPPGEEPSLDLGQGTLCRSCPPGTFSASWGPGPCQPHSRCSPRGRLEAQPGTATQDTLCGDCQPGWFAASEVTHVPCQLCPWTPLGIRSCYGINPAYRAEDANEDTIGVLVRLITEKKENAAALEELLKEYHSKQLVQTSHRPVPRLPPGPPSMPHICPHRHHLHTVQGLASLSGPCCSRCSQKKWPEVLLSPEAAAATTPTPRVLPNLARAPKAGAKAGRQGEITILSVGRFRVARIPEQRSSSAASELKTITEAGPSGGDLPDSPQPGLPTEQRALLGSGGSHTKWLKPPAENKAEENRYVVRLSESNLVI, encoded by the exons ATGTGCCTGAGTGGGCCCTTGCTGGCTTTGAGTCTGGGCCTTCAGACCCCCATTTTCCTCCTGGAAGTCTCGAGATCGCAGCTCCCCATTTACCTGGAG GCTGGTGATTCCCTGGGCCCAAGGATGAAGCTGAGCTGGCCACACTGGCCCCTGTCCTGCCTTTTTGTG CTGCTGCCTTGGCCTCTGGCCACTCCGATATCAACGACCCCCTGGCAGTGCCCACCTGGGGAGGAGCCCAGCCTG GACCTGGGGCAGGGCACACTATGCCGATCCTGTCCCCCCGGCACTTTCTCTGCTTCGTGGGGCCCTGGTCCATGCCAGCCCCATTCCCGCTGCAGCCCTCGAGGGAGGTTGGAGGCCCAGCCAGGCACAGCGACTCAAGACACGCTATGTGGAGACTGCCAGCCCGG gtGGTTTGCTGCTTCAGAGGTCACCCATGTCCCCTGTCAGCTGTGCCCCTGGACACCTCTGGGTATTCGCAGCTGTTATG GGATCAACCCTGCCTACCGGGCTGAGGATGCCAACGAGGACACTATTGGGGTCCTGGTACGCCTGATCACGGAGAAGAAAG AGAATGCGGCGGCCCTGGAGGAGCTGCTGAAGGAGTATCACAGCAAACAGCTGGTGCAGACCAGCCACAGGCCTGTGCCCAG GCTGCCGCCGGGTCCTCCCAGCATGCCACACATCTGCCCGCATCGCCACCACCTCCACACCGTGCAGGGCCTGGCCTCACTCTCTGGCCCCTGCTGCTCCCGTTGTAGCCAGAAGAAGTGGCCCGAGGTGCTGCTGTCCCCTGAGGCCGCAGCTGCCACTACCCCCACTCCCAGAGTCCTGCCCAACCTGGCCAGGGCTCCCAAGGCTGGGGCCAAGGCAGGACGCCAGGGCGAGATCACCATCTTGTCTGTGGGCAG GTTCCGAGTGGCCCGAATTCCGGAGCAACGGTCGAGTTCAGCAGCCTCTGAGTTGAAGACTATCACGGAGGCTGGACCCTCAGGGGGTGATCTCCCAGATTCCCCACAACCcggcctccccactgagcagcggGCACTGCTGGGAAGTGGTGGAAGCCATACTAAGTGGCTGAAGCCCCCAGCAGAGAACAAGGCTGAG GAGAACCGCTATGTGGTCCGGCTAAGTGAGAGCAACCTGGTTATCTGA
- the RELT gene encoding tumor necrosis factor receptor superfamily member 19L isoform X3, with the protein MGISFLRLLFQAGDSLGPRMKLSWPHWPLSCLFVLLPWPLATPISTTPWQCPPGEEPSLDLGQGTLCRSCPPGTFSASWGPGPCQPHSRCSPRGRLEAQPGTATQDTLCGDCQPGWFAASEVTHVPCQLCPWTPLGIRSCYERGRRARRGVEVAAGTTGTGDTRQPGNGTRAGGPEETAAQYAVIAIVPVFCLMGLLGILVCNLLKRKGYHCTAHKEVGPGPGGGGSGINPAYRAEDANEDTIGVLVRLITEKKENAAALEELLKEYHSKQLVQTSHRPVPRLPPGPPSMPHICPHRHHLHTVQGLASLSGPCCSRCSQKKWPEVLLSPEAAAATTPTPRVLPNLARAPKAGAKAGRQGEITILSVGRFRVARIPEQRSSSAASELKTITEAGPSGGDLPDSPQPGLPTEQRALLGSGGSHTKWLKPPAENKAEENRYVVRLSESNLVI; encoded by the exons ATGGGGATCAGTTTCCTCCGGCTCCTTTTCCAG GCTGGTGATTCCCTGGGCCCAAGGATGAAGCTGAGCTGGCCACACTGGCCCCTGTCCTGCCTTTTTGTG CTGCTGCCTTGGCCTCTGGCCACTCCGATATCAACGACCCCCTGGCAGTGCCCACCTGGGGAGGAGCCCAGCCTG GACCTGGGGCAGGGCACACTATGCCGATCCTGTCCCCCCGGCACTTTCTCTGCTTCGTGGGGCCCTGGTCCATGCCAGCCCCATTCCCGCTGCAGCCCTCGAGGGAGGTTGGAGGCCCAGCCAGGCACAGCGACTCAAGACACGCTATGTGGAGACTGCCAGCCCGG gtGGTTTGCTGCTTCAGAGGTCACCCATGTCCCCTGTCAGCTGTGCCCCTGGACACCTCTGGGTATTCGCAGCTGTTATG AGCGGGGACGGCGGGCCCGACGTGGTGTGGAGGTAGCAGCTGGGACCACCGGCACTGGGGACACTCGGCAGCCTGGGAATGGTACCCGGGCGGGAGGCCCCGAAGAGACCGCTGCCCAGTATGCGGTTATTGCCATCGTGCCTGTCTTCTGCCTCATGGGGCTGCTGGGCATCCTGGTGTGTAACCTGCTCAAGCGGAAGGGCTACCACTGCACGGCCCACAAGGAGGTTGGGCCCGGCCCTGGAGGTGGAGGCAGCG GGATCAACCCTGCCTACCGGGCTGAGGATGCCAACGAGGACACTATTGGGGTCCTGGTACGCCTGATCACGGAGAAGAAAG AGAATGCGGCGGCCCTGGAGGAGCTGCTGAAGGAGTATCACAGCAAACAGCTGGTGCAGACCAGCCACAGGCCTGTGCCCAG GCTGCCGCCGGGTCCTCCCAGCATGCCACACATCTGCCCGCATCGCCACCACCTCCACACCGTGCAGGGCCTGGCCTCACTCTCTGGCCCCTGCTGCTCCCGTTGTAGCCAGAAGAAGTGGCCCGAGGTGCTGCTGTCCCCTGAGGCCGCAGCTGCCACTACCCCCACTCCCAGAGTCCTGCCCAACCTGGCCAGGGCTCCCAAGGCTGGGGCCAAGGCAGGACGCCAGGGCGAGATCACCATCTTGTCTGTGGGCAG GTTCCGAGTGGCCCGAATTCCGGAGCAACGGTCGAGTTCAGCAGCCTCTGAGTTGAAGACTATCACGGAGGCTGGACCCTCAGGGGGTGATCTCCCAGATTCCCCACAACCcggcctccccactgagcagcggGCACTGCTGGGAAGTGGTGGAAGCCATACTAAGTGGCTGAAGCCCCCAGCAGAGAACAAGGCTGAG GAGAACCGCTATGTGGTCCGGCTAAGTGAGAGCAACCTGGTTATCTGA
- the RELT gene encoding tumor necrosis factor receptor superfamily member 19L isoform X1, giving the protein MCLSGPLLALSLGLQTPIFLLEVSRSQLPIYLEAGDSLGPRMKLSWPHWPLSCLFVLLPWPLATPISTTPWQCPPGEEPSLDLGQGTLCRSCPPGTFSASWGPGPCQPHSRCSPRGRLEAQPGTATQDTLCGDCQPGWFAASEVTHVPCQLCPWTPLGIRSCYERGRRARRGVEVAAGTTGTGDTRQPGNGTRAGGPEETAAQYAVIAIVPVFCLMGLLGILVCNLLKRKGYHCTAHKEVGPGPGGGGSGINPAYRAEDANEDTIGVLVRLITEKKENAAALEELLKEYHSKQLVQTSHRPVPRLPPGPPSMPHICPHRHHLHTVQGLASLSGPCCSRCSQKKWPEVLLSPEAAAATTPTPRVLPNLARAPKAGAKAGRQGEITILSVGRFRVARIPEQRSSSAASELKTITEAGPSGGDLPDSPQPGLPTEQRALLGSGGSHTKWLKPPAENKAEENRYVVRLSESNLVI; this is encoded by the exons ATGTGCCTGAGTGGGCCCTTGCTGGCTTTGAGTCTGGGCCTTCAGACCCCCATTTTCCTCCTGGAAGTCTCGAGATCGCAGCTCCCCATTTACCTGGAG GCTGGTGATTCCCTGGGCCCAAGGATGAAGCTGAGCTGGCCACACTGGCCCCTGTCCTGCCTTTTTGTG CTGCTGCCTTGGCCTCTGGCCACTCCGATATCAACGACCCCCTGGCAGTGCCCACCTGGGGAGGAGCCCAGCCTG GACCTGGGGCAGGGCACACTATGCCGATCCTGTCCCCCCGGCACTTTCTCTGCTTCGTGGGGCCCTGGTCCATGCCAGCCCCATTCCCGCTGCAGCCCTCGAGGGAGGTTGGAGGCCCAGCCAGGCACAGCGACTCAAGACACGCTATGTGGAGACTGCCAGCCCGG gtGGTTTGCTGCTTCAGAGGTCACCCATGTCCCCTGTCAGCTGTGCCCCTGGACACCTCTGGGTATTCGCAGCTGTTATG AGCGGGGACGGCGGGCCCGACGTGGTGTGGAGGTAGCAGCTGGGACCACCGGCACTGGGGACACTCGGCAGCCTGGGAATGGTACCCGGGCGGGAGGCCCCGAAGAGACCGCTGCCCAGTATGCGGTTATTGCCATCGTGCCTGTCTTCTGCCTCATGGGGCTGCTGGGCATCCTGGTGTGTAACCTGCTCAAGCGGAAGGGCTACCACTGCACGGCCCACAAGGAGGTTGGGCCCGGCCCTGGAGGTGGAGGCAGCG GGATCAACCCTGCCTACCGGGCTGAGGATGCCAACGAGGACACTATTGGGGTCCTGGTACGCCTGATCACGGAGAAGAAAG AGAATGCGGCGGCCCTGGAGGAGCTGCTGAAGGAGTATCACAGCAAACAGCTGGTGCAGACCAGCCACAGGCCTGTGCCCAG GCTGCCGCCGGGTCCTCCCAGCATGCCACACATCTGCCCGCATCGCCACCACCTCCACACCGTGCAGGGCCTGGCCTCACTCTCTGGCCCCTGCTGCTCCCGTTGTAGCCAGAAGAAGTGGCCCGAGGTGCTGCTGTCCCCTGAGGCCGCAGCTGCCACTACCCCCACTCCCAGAGTCCTGCCCAACCTGGCCAGGGCTCCCAAGGCTGGGGCCAAGGCAGGACGCCAGGGCGAGATCACCATCTTGTCTGTGGGCAG GTTCCGAGTGGCCCGAATTCCGGAGCAACGGTCGAGTTCAGCAGCCTCTGAGTTGAAGACTATCACGGAGGCTGGACCCTCAGGGGGTGATCTCCCAGATTCCCCACAACCcggcctccccactgagcagcggGCACTGCTGGGAAGTGGTGGAAGCCATACTAAGTGGCTGAAGCCCCCAGCAGAGAACAAGGCTGAG GAGAACCGCTATGTGGTCCGGCTAAGTGAGAGCAACCTGGTTATCTGA